From Pandoraea vervacti, the proteins below share one genomic window:
- the rapZ gene encoding RNase adapter RapZ, translated as MKIVLITGVSGSGKSLALNVLEDAGYYCVDNLPSRFLPELAVYLGTQNYTRLAVAIDARSGGSLAELPPIIGGLRRFGHDVRVLFLNATTQTLVQRFSETRRRHPLSVTSDDMVSPTGSLVEAIEKEREMLSSVTELGHQIDTSNLRASALRRWIREFVQHDQTGLTLMFESFGFKHGVPLDADLVFDVRSLPNPYYDVQLRPLTGRDQPVIDFLSAIPEVEEMINDIGAYLQKWLPSYMRDNRSYLTVAIGCTGGQHRSVFISETLGARFRHEAAVLVRHRELAPVEAK; from the coding sequence ATGAAGATCGTACTGATTACCGGCGTCTCCGGATCGGGCAAGTCGCTCGCTCTGAACGTCCTCGAGGATGCGGGTTACTACTGCGTCGACAATCTGCCGTCACGCTTTTTGCCTGAACTCGCCGTCTACCTCGGCACACAGAACTACACCCGCCTCGCGGTCGCCATCGACGCGCGCAGCGGTGGTTCGCTCGCCGAATTGCCGCCCATCATCGGCGGTCTGCGCCGTTTCGGCCATGACGTTCGCGTGCTGTTCCTGAATGCCACCACGCAGACGCTGGTGCAACGATTCTCCGAGACACGCCGCCGCCATCCGCTGTCCGTGACGAGCGACGACATGGTCTCCCCGACCGGCTCGCTTGTCGAAGCCATCGAAAAAGAACGCGAGATGTTGAGCAGCGTGACCGAACTCGGCCACCAGATCGACACCAGCAATTTGCGCGCGAGTGCGCTGCGCCGATGGATTCGCGAGTTCGTTCAGCACGATCAGACAGGCCTCACGCTGATGTTCGAGTCGTTCGGCTTCAAGCACGGCGTGCCGCTCGATGCCGATCTGGTGTTCGACGTTCGTTCGCTGCCCAATCCGTATTACGACGTTCAGTTGCGTCCGCTAACGGGACGCGATCAGCCGGTGATCGATTTTCTCTCGGCGATTCCGGAAGTCGAGGAGATGATCAACGACATCGGCGCCTACTTGCAGAAGTGGCTGCCGAGCTACATGCGCGACAACCGCAGTTATCTGACGGTCGCCATCGGGTGCACAGGCGGCCAGCACCGCTCCGTCTTCATCTCCGAGACGCTGGGCGCCCGTTTTCGTCACGAGGCCGCCGTGCTGGTGCGCCACCGCGAGCTCGCCCCTGTCGAAGCGAAGTAG
- a CDS encoding PsiF family protein, whose amino-acid sequence MKKALAALLLVSPLLASPVFAQTAAAPASAPKATNAQQDKMKACNAQASGKTGDDRKAFMKQCLSAGGAPAAKQTQQEKMKTCNTQASGKKGDDRKAFMKQCLSNQPAA is encoded by the coding sequence ATGAAAAAAGCACTCGCTGCATTGCTTCTGGTATCCCCGCTGCTCGCATCGCCCGTGTTCGCCCAGACGGCCGCCGCACCGGCATCCGCGCCCAAGGCGACCAACGCCCAGCAAGACAAGATGAAGGCGTGCAACGCGCAAGCCTCCGGCAAGACGGGCGACGATCGGAAGGCGTTCATGAAGCAATGTCTGTCGGCTGGCGGCGCCCCGGCCGCCAAGCAGACGCAGCAGGAAAAGATGAAGACCTGCAACACGCAAGCGTCCGGCAAGAAGGGCGACGACCGCAAGGCATTCATGAAGCAATGTCTGTCGAACCAGCCGGCTGCCTGA
- the hprK gene encoding HPr(Ser) kinase/phosphatase: protein MELTGINAQSIFDDNAATLRLSWLTGHEGWERGFTPESVATATSSADLVGHLNLIHPNRIQVLGEAELRYYQRLTDENRKRHMGEVIALEPPFLVVADGLEAPPDLVLRCTRSSTPLFTTPMSTASVIDSLRLYISRVFAPRCTMHGVFIDILGMGVLLTGDSGLGKSELGLELISRGHGLVADDAVDFVRLGPDFVEGRCPPLLQNLLEVRGLGLLDIKTIFGETAVRRKMKLKLIVQLVRRPDGEFQRLPLEAQTVDVLGLPINKVILQVAAGRNLAVLVEAAVRNTILQLRGIDTLKDFMERQRQAMQDPDGMQGKLL from the coding sequence GTGGAACTGACCGGCATCAACGCGCAAAGCATTTTCGACGACAACGCCGCGACGCTGCGTCTGTCGTGGCTCACGGGCCATGAGGGTTGGGAGCGCGGCTTCACGCCCGAGAGCGTCGCCACCGCGACCTCCAGCGCCGACCTCGTAGGCCACCTGAACCTCATTCACCCGAACCGTATCCAGGTGCTCGGCGAGGCGGAACTGCGCTACTACCAGCGTCTGACGGACGAAAACCGCAAACGTCACATGGGCGAAGTCATCGCGCTGGAGCCGCCATTCCTCGTGGTGGCGGATGGCCTCGAAGCGCCGCCCGATCTCGTATTGCGCTGTACCCGCTCGTCCACCCCGCTGTTCACCACGCCAATGTCGACGGCATCGGTCATCGACAGTCTGCGTCTGTACATCTCGCGCGTGTTCGCACCGCGATGCACGATGCACGGCGTTTTCATCGACATTCTGGGCATGGGCGTGCTGCTGACCGGCGATTCGGGCCTCGGCAAGAGCGAACTCGGCCTCGAACTGATCAGCCGTGGCCACGGGCTGGTCGCCGACGACGCGGTCGATTTCGTGCGTCTCGGGCCGGATTTCGTGGAAGGCCGCTGCCCGCCGCTGCTGCAAAACCTGCTGGAAGTCCGCGGTCTGGGGTTGCTCGACATCAAGACGATCTTCGGCGAGACGGCCGTGCGCCGGAAGATGAAGCTCAAGCTCATCGTGCAACTGGTGCGTCGCCCCGATGGGGAATTCCAACGACTGCCGCTCGAAGCGCAGACGGTGGACGTGCTGGGCCTGCCCATCAACAAGGTGATTCTGCAAGTGGCGGCCGGGCGAAACCTCGCCGTGCTCGTCGAAGCCGCCGTTCGAAACACGATCCTGCAACTGCGCGGCATCGATACGCTCAAGGACTTCATGGAGCGCCAGCGTCAGGCCATGCAGGACCCGGATGGCATGCAGGGCAAATTGCTCTGA
- the ptsN gene encoding PTS IIA-like nitrogen regulatory protein PtsN, with the protein MRGQSGVGGRLSVRPHYKMNRLFKLLPESNILLGLSVTSKKRVFEQAGLLFENNAALSRATVTDNLFARERLGSTGLGEGVAIPHGRIKGLKHPMAAFIRLEDAIPFEAPDGQPVSLLFFLLVPEQATQQHLEILSEIAQLLSDRTMRETLINAPSAAEIHTALANWQP; encoded by the coding sequence ATGCGAGGTCAATCGGGGGTTGGAGGGCGACTAAGCGTTCGCCCGCATTACAAGATGAATCGTTTATTCAAACTCTTACCTGAGTCCAACATCCTGCTTGGACTGTCCGTCACCAGCAAGAAGCGCGTCTTCGAGCAAGCCGGCCTTCTCTTCGAGAACAATGCCGCGCTCTCCCGCGCTACGGTCACCGACAACCTGTTCGCCCGCGAGCGTCTGGGTTCGACCGGACTCGGCGAAGGGGTGGCGATTCCGCACGGGCGTATCAAGGGCCTGAAACACCCGATGGCTGCGTTCATTCGCCTCGAAGACGCCATTCCCTTCGAGGCCCCTGACGGCCAGCCCGTCTCCCTGCTGTTTTTCCTACTGGTGCCCGAACAGGCGACCCAGCAACATCTCGAGATCCTGTCCGAAATTGCGCAGTTGCTCTCCGACCGTACGATGCGCGAGACATTGATCAATGCGCCGAGCGCCGCCGAGATCCATACCGCGCTCGCGAACTGGCAGCCCTGA
- the hpf gene encoding ribosome hibernation-promoting factor, HPF/YfiA family — MNLQISGHHLEVTASLKEYVVNKLERVLRHFDQVISVEVILSVDKSKEKAGRQNASVTVNLKGKEIFVEKCDENMYAAIDKLIDMLDRKVMQYKDKVQDHGREAIKHHQPPPEAEPLQ; from the coding sequence ATGAATCTTCAGATCAGTGGACATCATCTCGAAGTCACCGCATCACTGAAAGAATATGTCGTCAACAAGCTCGAACGCGTGTTGCGCCATTTCGATCAGGTCATCAGCGTCGAGGTGATCCTTTCTGTCGACAAGTCCAAGGAGAAGGCGGGACGCCAGAACGCGAGCGTCACGGTCAATCTCAAGGGCAAGGAGATTTTCGTCGAGAAGTGTGACGAAAATATGTATGCCGCCATCGACAAGCTGATCGACATGCTCGACCGCAAGGTAATGCAATACAAGGATAAGGTTCAGGATCACGGTCGCGAGGCGATCAAGCACCACCAGCCTCCTCCTGAGGCGGAGCCGCTGCAATAA
- a CDS encoding RNA polymerase factor sigma-54 has protein sequence MKPTLQLRTSQHLTLTPQLQQSIRLLQLSTLELQQEVEHALTQNPMLEREDDWLAGSVRVGTDGSLRNERSTSSSSSNDSGESTNGRDEARELDGEARFDDNAQDTGGDWSLNDFARSGSASDDDDNARPQLHVDHPNLREHLLAQLRLTKASPRDRALVEFLIESLDEDGYLGSLLDEIQAEMPEELALETEEINAALALLQSFDPAGVGARSPAECLRLQLQRLPASNVRTLSLRIVTDHLELLAARDYTRLRRLLGVSEDALRAAHQLIRSLDPFPGAAYGSPQADYVVPDVLVRKQGTGWTAELNPEVMPRLRINEMYARILRNNRNDPGTGNLQQQLQEARWLIKNIQQRFDTILRVAQAIVERQKNFFTHGEIGMRPLVLREIADTLGLHESTISRVTTSKYMLTPFGTFELKYFFGSHVATEAGGAASSTAIRALIKQLIGAEDPQSPLSDSRIAELLAEQGFVVARRTVAKYREAMRIPAVNLRKSL, from the coding sequence ATGAAACCCACTCTTCAACTCCGCACCTCGCAGCACCTGACCCTCACGCCTCAGTTGCAGCAATCGATCCGGTTGCTGCAACTGTCTACGCTCGAACTCCAACAGGAAGTCGAACACGCGCTCACCCAGAACCCGATGCTCGAACGCGAGGACGATTGGCTCGCTGGCTCGGTTCGGGTCGGCACCGACGGGTCGCTGCGCAACGAACGGAGCACGTCGTCCAGCAGTTCGAACGATAGCGGCGAGTCGACCAACGGCCGCGACGAGGCCCGCGAACTCGATGGCGAAGCCCGCTTCGACGACAACGCCCAGGACACCGGCGGCGACTGGAGCCTGAACGACTTCGCCCGCTCGGGCAGTGCGTCGGATGACGACGACAACGCCCGCCCCCAGTTGCACGTCGATCACCCCAACCTGCGTGAACACCTGCTCGCGCAATTACGCCTGACCAAAGCCAGCCCGCGCGATCGTGCGCTGGTGGAATTCCTGATCGAATCGCTCGACGAAGACGGCTACCTCGGCTCCCTGCTCGACGAGATTCAGGCGGAGATGCCTGAGGAACTGGCGCTGGAGACCGAAGAGATCAACGCGGCGCTCGCGTTGCTGCAAAGCTTCGACCCCGCAGGCGTGGGTGCCCGCAGCCCGGCCGAATGCCTTCGTCTGCAACTGCAGCGTCTGCCGGCCAGCAATGTGCGCACGTTGTCGCTGCGTATCGTCACCGATCACCTGGAATTGCTCGCCGCACGCGATTACACGCGTCTGCGCCGCCTGCTGGGGGTGAGCGAAGACGCGCTGCGTGCCGCGCACCAGTTGATCCGCTCCCTTGACCCATTCCCGGGCGCCGCCTACGGCTCGCCGCAGGCCGACTACGTCGTGCCCGACGTGCTCGTACGCAAGCAGGGGACCGGCTGGACGGCCGAGCTCAATCCGGAGGTCATGCCGCGCCTGCGCATCAACGAAATGTATGCGCGAATCCTCCGAAACAACCGGAACGATCCGGGCACCGGCAACCTCCAACAGCAATTGCAGGAAGCCCGCTGGCTGATCAAGAACATTCAGCAGCGCTTCGACACGATCCTGCGGGTCGCGCAGGCGATTGTCGAGCGTCAAAAGAACTTCTTCACGCATGGTGAAATCGGCATGCGGCCCTTGGTTTTACGCGAGATTGCTGATACGCTGGGTTTACATGAATCCACGATTTCACGGGTGACGACGAGTAAGTACATGCTCACTCCATTTGGAACCTTCGAGCTCAAGTACTTCTTCGGATCGCACGTGGCAACGGAAGCCGGAGGCGCTGCGTCATCGACCGCTATCCGCGCACTCATCAAGCAACTCATAGGAGCAGAAGACCCGCAGAGCCCCCTTTCCGATAGCCGTATCGCGGAACTGCTGGCAGAGCAAGGTTTTGTGGTGGCGCGGCGAACGGTCGCGAAGTACCGCGAGGCCATGCGAATCCCCGCAGTGAACTTGCGCAAATCTTTGTAG
- the lptB gene encoding LPS export ABC transporter ATP-binding protein yields the protein MHSGKPSALVVRSLKKQYGARTVVKDVSLDVKSGEVVGLLGPNGAGKTTSFYMIVGLVPADDGEIQLDGNLISELPIHERARMGVSYLPQEASVFRKLTVEDNIRAVLELQLDAQGKPLKREEIERRIESLLDELQVSHLRENPAMSLSGGERRRVEIARALATQPRFILLDEPFAGVDPIAVLEIQRIVRFLKDRGIGVLITDHNVRETLGICDHAYIISEGSVLAAGTPDQIVADESVRRVYLGENFRM from the coding sequence ATCCATTCGGGCAAGCCGAGTGCGCTCGTGGTTCGCTCGCTCAAGAAGCAGTACGGCGCACGCACCGTCGTCAAGGATGTCTCGCTCGATGTGAAAAGCGGCGAGGTCGTTGGGCTGCTCGGGCCGAACGGCGCCGGCAAGACAACGTCGTTCTACATGATCGTGGGGCTGGTGCCCGCCGATGACGGCGAAATCCAGCTCGACGGCAACCTGATCAGCGAATTGCCGATTCACGAGCGCGCCCGTATGGGGGTCTCGTATCTACCGCAGGAAGCGTCGGTGTTTCGCAAGCTCACGGTCGAGGACAACATTCGCGCCGTGCTCGAATTGCAGCTCGATGCGCAAGGCAAACCGCTCAAGCGCGAAGAAATCGAGCGCCGCATCGAGTCACTGCTCGACGAGCTCCAGGTCAGCCATCTGCGTGAGAATCCTGCGATGTCGCTCTCCGGGGGCGAGCGGCGCCGCGTGGAAATCGCCCGCGCGCTCGCCACGCAACCGCGTTTTATTTTGCTCGACGAACCGTTCGCGGGCGTGGACCCGATCGCCGTGCTGGAAATCCAGCGGATCGTGCGCTTCCTGAAGGACCGTGGCATCGGTGTCCTGATTACCGACCACAACGTGCGCGAGACGCTCGGTATCTGCGATCACGCCTACATCATCAGCGAAGGCTCGGTGCTCGCCGCCGGCACGCCTGACCAGATCGTCGCCGACGAAAGCGTCCGTCGCGTGTATCTGGGCGAAAATTTCCGGATGTAA
- the lptA gene encoding lipopolysaccharide transport periplasmic protein LptA — translation MTDRLHLRPASLSLRALRALAAAFAVLGALAAPLAHAERADRDKPLNIESDHMSYDDLKQVNIFTGNVTMTKGTILLKADRVEVTQDPEGYQYATAYYKPGGPLAYMRQKRDGVDEYIDGWGQTIYYNGKTEVATLTTQATLKRLAGGTKVLDEIHGSVITYDTYNEVYTANSGADQVNPNNPNGRVRATLAPRNATGAQATPPGASKPAAPKGDLPPLSPSKNIGNPRE, via the coding sequence ATGACCGATCGCCTTCACCTGCGACCCGCATCCCTATCGCTGCGTGCCCTGCGCGCGCTGGCCGCCGCCTTCGCCGTGCTCGGCGCACTGGCCGCGCCGCTCGCCCACGCCGAACGCGCCGACCGCGACAAGCCGCTCAATATCGAGTCGGATCACATGAGCTACGACGACCTCAAGCAGGTCAACATCTTCACGGGCAACGTGACGATGACCAAGGGGACGATTCTCCTCAAGGCCGACCGCGTCGAAGTGACCCAGGACCCGGAGGGCTACCAGTACGCAACGGCGTATTACAAGCCGGGCGGCCCGCTCGCCTACATGCGTCAGAAGCGCGATGGCGTCGACGAGTACATCGATGGCTGGGGCCAGACCATCTACTACAACGGCAAGACCGAAGTGGCCACGCTCACGACGCAGGCCACGCTCAAGCGTCTGGCCGGTGGCACGAAGGTGCTCGACGAGATTCACGGCAGCGTGATCACGTACGACACCTACAATGAGGTCTACACGGCCAACAGCGGGGCCGATCAGGTCAACCCCAACAATCCGAACGGGCGCGTGCGCGCAACGCTCGCCCCGCGCAATGCCACCGGCGCGCAGGCAACGCCGCCCGGCGCGAGCAAGCCGGCCGCCCCCAAGGGTGATCTGCCGCCGCTGTCGCCTTCCAAGAACATCGGGAATCCGCGTGAGTAA
- the lptC gene encoding LPS export ABC transporter periplasmic protein LptC translates to MAMQRVSPSSLIAVAVLAGLAAGTYWLVQRTLPSDADRAPYVKQHIPDYYADDMVISMLSPNGTTQYRVNSVHMTHFEDDQTTAMTMPAVRAFTPDQPEVTATSKRGTLNADMSVVDLYDDAVVVRQPGPRDPEMRALSEHFQVLVNEDIVRTEKPVQLFRGASVMYGDGMIFNNISRAVQLLGNVHGTIQPAELGGQRPPSPGQSAAPKAPTAQNSPSAPGAPSPTKQGSKTP, encoded by the coding sequence ATGGCCATGCAACGCGTCTCTCCGTCCTCGCTGATCGCCGTCGCCGTCCTGGCGGGCCTGGCGGCAGGCACGTACTGGCTCGTGCAACGCACGCTGCCGTCGGACGCCGATCGCGCGCCGTACGTGAAGCAGCACATCCCCGATTACTACGCCGACGACATGGTGATCTCCATGCTGTCGCCGAACGGCACCACGCAGTACCGCGTCAATTCCGTTCACATGACGCATTTCGAAGACGACCAGACGACGGCCATGACGATGCCCGCCGTGCGCGCGTTCACGCCGGACCAGCCGGAAGTGACCGCCACGAGCAAGCGCGGCACGCTCAATGCCGACATGTCCGTCGTCGATCTGTACGACGACGCGGTCGTGGTGCGTCAGCCGGGACCACGAGATCCGGAAATGCGCGCCCTCTCGGAGCACTTCCAGGTGCTCGTGAACGAGGACATCGTGCGTACCGAGAAGCCCGTGCAACTCTTTCGCGGCGCCTCCGTCATGTATGGCGACGGCATGATTTTCAATAACATCTCGCGCGCCGTACAATTGCTCGGCAATGTCCACGGCACGATCCAGCCGGCGGAACTGGGCGGCCAACGTCCGCCGTCGCCGGGCCAGTCCGCCGCGCCGAAAGCACCTACAGCACAGAACTCGCCGAGCGCGCCCGGCGCGCCATCTCCGACCAAACAGGGCTCCAAGACCCCATGA
- a CDS encoding KdsC family phosphatase → MSHSSTAPFDAAAANERAARLRVMVFDVDGVLTDGGLRYGPTGEIVKTFDSLDGHGLKLLAEAGIVTAIITGRQSDIVAKRAADLRVAHVYQGVQDKRAAFEDLCAKVSVTADVCGHIGDDWPDLPVLTRVGFAACPANAHAEVKARCHWIAHLRGGEGAVREMCDFILRAQGRYDALLAEALA, encoded by the coding sequence ATGAGTCATTCCAGCACTGCCCCCTTCGACGCAGCCGCCGCCAACGAGCGTGCTGCCCGCCTGCGTGTCATGGTGTTCGACGTCGACGGTGTGCTCACCGACGGCGGCTTGCGTTACGGCCCGACGGGCGAGATCGTCAAGACCTTCGATTCGCTCGACGGTCATGGTCTGAAGTTGCTCGCCGAAGCGGGCATCGTGACGGCCATCATCACCGGACGCCAGTCGGACATCGTCGCCAAACGCGCTGCCGACCTGCGCGTCGCCCACGTGTACCAGGGGGTGCAGGACAAGCGCGCCGCATTTGAAGACCTGTGCGCCAAAGTATCCGTCACGGCAGACGTCTGCGGTCATATCGGCGACGACTGGCCCGATCTGCCAGTGCTCACGCGCGTGGGCTTCGCGGCCTGCCCGGCCAACGCACACGCCGAAGTCAAGGCGCGCTGCCATTGGATCGCGCACCTGCGCGGCGGCGAAGGCGCCGTGCGCGAGATGTGCGACTTCATTCTGCGCGCGCAAGGGCGTTACGACGCCCTGCTTGCCGAAGCGCTTGCCTGA
- a CDS encoding KpsF/GutQ family sugar-phosphate isomerase, protein MIAKINPGRALEVAREVLRTEADAIERVSAHLDDSFFEAVSLLLACKGRVVVTGMGKSGHIGRKLAATFASTGTPAFFVHPAEASHGDLGMITADDVVVALSNSGETGELVSILPMIKRIGAKLIAMTGNAASSLGRLSDVHLDAHVEKEACPLGLAPTASTTAALALGDALAVTLLDARGFGAEDFARSHPGGALGRRLLTFVRDVMRTGDAIPRVSADASLSDALIEMTAKGLGMTAIVDADDRVVGIFTDGDLRRLFKRTLDFTSLKLADVMKAGPRTIGPDHLAAEAAELMERFGITQLLVTENDRLVGALNVHDLFAAKVV, encoded by the coding sequence ATGATAGCGAAAATCAATCCAGGCCGGGCACTAGAGGTCGCCCGGGAGGTGTTGCGCACTGAAGCCGACGCCATCGAACGCGTGTCAGCGCACCTCGACGACAGCTTCTTCGAAGCGGTCTCGCTGCTGCTCGCCTGCAAGGGCAGAGTGGTCGTCACCGGGATGGGCAAGTCGGGTCATATCGGCCGCAAACTCGCCGCCACGTTCGCCAGCACCGGCACCCCCGCCTTCTTCGTTCACCCGGCGGAAGCCAGCCATGGCGATTTGGGCATGATCACCGCCGACGACGTCGTCGTCGCCCTGTCCAACTCCGGCGAGACGGGCGAGTTGGTGAGCATCCTGCCGATGATCAAGCGCATTGGCGCGAAGCTCATCGCCATGACCGGCAACGCCGCCTCCAGCCTGGGCCGTCTGTCCGACGTGCACCTCGATGCGCACGTCGAAAAGGAAGCCTGCCCGCTGGGACTCGCACCCACGGCCAGCACCACGGCGGCCCTCGCCCTCGGCGATGCGCTCGCCGTCACGCTGCTCGATGCGCGCGGTTTCGGCGCCGAAGACTTCGCCCGCTCGCATCCGGGCGGCGCGCTCGGCCGGCGTCTGCTGACCTTCGTGCGCGACGTGATGCGCACCGGCGACGCCATTCCGCGCGTGAGCGCCGACGCCAGCCTCTCCGATGCCTTGATCGAGATGACCGCCAAGGGCCTCGGCATGACGGCCATCGTCGACGCCGACGATCGCGTCGTGGGCATCTTTACCGACGGCGATTTGCGCCGCCTGTTCAAGCGTACGCTCGATTTCACTTCGCTGAAACTGGCCGACGTCATGAAGGCAGGCCCGCGCACGATCGGCCCCGATCACCTGGCTGCCGAAGCCGCCGAACTGATGGAGCGCTTTGGCATCACGCAATTGCTCGTGACGGAAAACGACCGCCTCGTCGGTGCGCTCAATGTCCACGATCTGTTCGCCGCCAAGGTCGTGTGA
- a CDS encoding monovalent cation:proton antiporter family protein translates to MASPLELTLVLLFAACIGVVLFRMLHLPPMLGYLSVGIVIGPHALGLASDSQRVQYLAEFGVVFLMFSIGIEFSLPKLKSMRRVVLGLGVSQVLGTLLVAVGLGALVNLFWSFSWQASVALGGALAMSSTAIVTKMLAERLELETEHGRNIMGVLLFQDLAVVPLLIVISALGGNSKALVLALSLAALKITGALALLLWLGQKLVGRWFHIVAARRSQELFMLNLLLLTLGLAYVTEHLGLSMALGAFIAGMLIAETPFRHQVEDDIKPFRDVLLGLFFITTGMLLNPSIVLKQPLLVLLFFVGPLVVKFTLIAGLARLFGSSPGTAIRTGLGLAQAGEFGFVLLNLVIDRNLLDPSLSQAVLAGMLLSMLCAPFLIINADRIALRFVANEWMMQSLQMTKIATQSIKTSGHVIICGYGRCGQNLARMLEQEGIGYVALDLDPDRVMEAASSGETVVFGDAARREALVAAGIHRAAGIVVTYDSTPAALKVLAQVQALEPTLPVVVRTVDDTHIDDLIAAGATEVVPEIVEGSLMLASHALVLMGVPMRRVLRRVAQARNERYSLLRGYFHGIDDEDEGGEREQVRLQSVPLTLNADAVGRTLGELRLDKLGVTVTAIRRHGIRGVEPVAETRLMAEDIVVLRGLPDKLVEAEMRLLGRQ, encoded by the coding sequence ATGGCATCGCCGCTCGAACTCACTCTCGTTCTGTTATTCGCCGCCTGCATCGGGGTGGTGCTGTTTCGCATGCTCCATCTGCCGCCGATGTTGGGTTATCTCAGCGTGGGCATCGTCATCGGCCCGCACGCGCTTGGTCTGGCGTCCGATTCGCAACGCGTGCAGTACCTCGCGGAGTTCGGCGTCGTCTTCCTGATGTTCTCGATCGGGATCGAATTTTCCTTGCCGAAACTCAAGAGCATGCGGCGAGTCGTGCTCGGACTGGGGGTCTCGCAGGTATTGGGCACGTTGCTCGTCGCCGTCGGGCTGGGCGCGCTCGTCAACCTGTTCTGGTCATTTTCCTGGCAGGCCTCGGTCGCACTGGGCGGCGCGCTGGCCATGTCGTCGACGGCCATCGTCACCAAGATGCTGGCCGAGCGGCTCGAACTCGAGACCGAGCATGGACGCAACATCATGGGCGTGCTGCTGTTCCAGGATCTGGCGGTCGTGCCGTTGCTGATCGTGATTTCCGCACTCGGCGGCAACTCGAAGGCGCTGGTGCTGGCGCTCTCGCTCGCCGCCCTGAAAATCACGGGTGCGCTCGCGTTGCTGTTGTGGCTGGGGCAGAAGCTGGTCGGACGCTGGTTCCACATCGTTGCCGCGCGTCGCTCGCAAGAGCTCTTCATGCTCAACCTGCTGCTCCTCACCCTGGGGCTGGCCTACGTCACCGAGCATCTGGGTCTGTCCATGGCGCTGGGCGCGTTCATCGCGGGCATGCTGATCGCCGAGACGCCGTTTCGCCATCAGGTGGAAGACGACATCAAGCCGTTTCGCGATGTGCTTCTCGGCCTGTTCTTCATCACGACGGGCATGCTGCTCAATCCGAGCATCGTGCTCAAGCAGCCGCTGCTCGTGCTGCTGTTCTTCGTCGGCCCGCTCGTGGTGAAATTCACGCTCATTGCCGGTCTGGCCCGCCTGTTCGGCAGTTCGCCGGGCACGGCGATCCGCACCGGTCTGGGGCTGGCGCAGGCGGGCGAATTCGGTTTCGTGCTGCTCAATCTGGTGATTGACCGCAACCTGCTCGACCCGTCGCTATCGCAGGCGGTGCTCGCCGGCATGCTGCTCTCCATGCTGTGTGCGCCGTTCCTGATCATCAACGCCGATCGCATTGCGCTGCGCTTCGTGGCCAACGAATGGATGATGCAGTCGTTGCAGATGACGAAAATCGCCACACAGAGCATCAAGACTTCCGGGCACGTGATCATCTGCGGATACGGCCGATGCGGGCAGAACCTGGCGCGCATGCTCGAACAGGAGGGCATTGGCTACGTCGCCCTCGACCTCGACCCCGACCGGGTGATGGAGGCGGCAAGCTCGGGAGAGACCGTGGTGTTCGGCGATGCGGCCCGGCGCGAGGCGCTGGTGGCTGCCGGGATTCACCGGGCGGCCGGGATCGTGGTGACGTACGACAGCACTCCGGCGGCGCTCAAGGTGCTGGCGCAGGTGCAGGCGCTGGAACCGACATTGCCCGTCGTCGTGCGAACCGTGGACGACACGCATATCGACGATCTGATTGCCGCAGGGGCGACCGAAGTCGTGCCGGAGATCGTGGAGGGCAGTCTCATGCTGGCCTCGCACGCGCTGGTGCTCATGGGCGTGCCGATGCGCCGTGTGTTGCGCCGTGTGGCGCAGGCGCGCAACGAGCGCTACAGCCTGTTGCGCGGGTACTTCCACGGGATCGACGACGAGGACGAGGGCGGCGAGCGGGAGCAGGTGCGTCTGCAATCGGTGCCGCTCACGCTCAACGCCGATGCCGTCGGCCGCACGCTGGGCGAGTTGCGACTGGACAAGCTGGGCGTGACCGTGACCGCGATCCGCCGGCATGGCATCCGGGGTGTGGAACCGGTGGCGGAGACCCGTCTGATGGCCGAAGACATCGTCGTGTTGCGCGGATTGCCCGACAAGCTCGTCGAGGCCGAGATGCGATTGCTGGGGCGCCAGTAG